In Osmerus mordax isolate fOsmMor3 chromosome 16, fOsmMor3.pri, whole genome shotgun sequence, the genomic stretch TTGGATCGGACCCGGTTGCTCTTCAGCGTCAGCagcatcctcttcctccaggagGGGTCGAACCAGGCGTTGAGCCGCACGTCGTTGCTGACGAAGACCGCGTGCAGGGCGATGCGGGGGTCGCGGTGCTGGAGCAGGTAGCGTAGCTCCAGGTCTTGCAGGTCCCGGTCGCTCTCCAAGCCCAGGTAGGGGTCTGTGGGGTCGGGCACGGCAGGCCGGCAGGCCCCCTGGCCCAGGGCGAAGCCTGGGTTACAGCCGGAGCAGCGTGTGCGGTTCTCTGTGGAGCAGGAGGCACAGCGAGGGCCCTCTCCCACAGTGCAGGGGATGGGGCCCTggcagggggggtggtggtagggGCAGGAGCAGCTCCGGGTGTCCTCACTGTATACACCTATGTGGTTGTTCTCACTGCAGTACAAGATGGACAGTATGTAGCTCAGCCAGTAGCGGAGTGGTCTGGGGAACAGAGAACAAGGAACACAATGTACAGTAAAAGTCTTTCTTTCTGGTCTAGGAAAGTGTGATGCTAATCAAGACGCATTGGGAGGGCTTTGCTTGCCATTCAAATTTCAGCCTGTTACTTTTTCTATTGAAGGAATTAAAGAAAACTTGTACATTGATTGCCACTGCATAGAAACAATATTGCCAATTTAGACGATAAAATGTGGGAAAAACAAACCTCTTCATTTCATGCCCAGCTGCTGCCATAGATGCCAAATCTGACCAAAACATTTTAATATGGAGGATTTCCCTTGAGTAGACAGGTGGGGTGATTTGGAGCCAAGAACACACATATTTTCCCGTCTTCAAATTTATgaatatagcctacctgacaATCCAATGAGGATACGATCGCAAAGCAAAgcaaaaactaaacaaacaaaaactatGAGCCAAATATAAATATGGCCTTTCGATTAGGTTTCATAAAACACAAGGGAATAAATGGGCTCGTCCAATAATTTGGAACCTCTATCAAATCCTCATTTTTATGACTGGAGGGGTAGTGATAAAGCGGTGTAATTGGATTGTGGATTGAGGAATCCGAGCCTGCATTTGCCAGTGGAGCTGATGGATTGTGTCATTTAGTTAATTCCATTCATGAGAATGGCTATCAAAACAGAGTAGTCTGGAGAGAGGCACCAGGCAGAATAAAGTTATGATAAAAGGGCTGGAGATCTAGGTAGCTGTGGAGCCCAAACACCTTAACGGCCTTGACAGAACTATTCATAGTCGATGGGGGAGGATACACTGTTGTAGAACAGTTGAGGTTAAACAGTTTCTCATATGGTTATCTACTGAGTCAGTGGGGCTGGTGGGACAAGCAGAAGTAACAGTAGCAGTCAGTCCTTCCGTAGTCCTCCAAGGTGAAGCTTCCTGTCCTACCATCAGCACTTCCTGTCCTACCATCAGCACTTCCTGTCCTACCCAAAGCACTTCCTGTCCTACCATCAGCACTTCCTGTCCTACCCTCAGCACTTCCTGTCCTACCATCAGCACTTCCTGTCTTACCATCAGCACTTCCTATCCTACCCTCAGCACTTCCTGTCCTACCATCAGCACTTCCTGTCCTACCATCAGCACTTCCTGTCCTACCATCAgcacttctctttccctcccgaACTCAGTTGCCTCAATTTATGAAAGTGCCTCAGCGCGCGGTGCATAAATCATTTGCATAATTACACGTGAGGAAGTTTGGGGAACCTGGGGTTAACGCGGGCTCCTATAAATACcaaccacctccccccccctcatctccaaaCCACCcgaacctccctccccctccctactttaccagcccctccccccgatcctcctacacccccctcctcccccgttcctcctcttccacccccccccctccccctgctcctcacctctctctctgcaggcctATTCTGGGCTGCGTTCTGCATCTCTTGCTCAGGCTGAAGAGCTTGTTAGCGGCACGCCTTGCCTTGCCGAGGATTTGGCTGCTACTGGTCTCCAGGTGACGGTAGCGCTGGAGCAGACCGGCATCCATCCTCCACAAGTGCTCCACGACAGATGTGTTCACAGCGTAATGGGTTGGCAGCCTACCAACAAAGCTCTGGAACTCCACTGGAAGAGAGAACACGAAGAAGAAGAGTTTACTTCTGGCCAAACGCCTCAGATTCAGTTTAGCAACGCTATCTAAATGCTCGTCTCTTTGTGCCAGAAAAGTAAACAAGGGAAGTGATGAAGAAAGACTCACAATATGCTCAGAGAAGCAGCTCTGCCCGAGATTTTGTCAGGGTTTATTTTATTCATGGCGTCTGTTCATCACTGCATTCTAAAGAACAATCTGTCATAACTCATCTGGCTGGGGAAATCTATTCCTATTTAGCATCTGTCAGGGTCAACTGAATAAAGCAAGACGAGCTGTAGGCCTACTCTAAGTAAGACTGTTATGGTAACCCATGAGTTAAGTAACTATTATAGAAAATACTCTAATTGCAGTCTATTTTTTTCCGAACTTTTTTTGTTCCTTGAGCTCTGTAAGGTTCTTCAACCTTACAGAATCACACGAGTGTCCCATAGTTAAACTGAACTTTAATGTTAGCATACACAAAGTTAGCTGCCTAACCTAGAAACCTGCCTATCTCTGCATTGAAATGAACAAAATTATAACAAGTTGACAGACAATTCTAGACAAATAACCAAGACAAAGAGTTGTGTTGGAGTTACCGACAAGACACACACCTGACTCTTCAAACTCGAGGTTGGCCAGAGTCCAGGCCTCCTGCATGCGCTGCATGTTGATCTGCAGTGCCTGCAAGTCAGTCCGAGGGCAGTTACACTGGGGGAAACCTGGGCTGCACTGGCACCAGCAGTCACTGGCCCGGCACACAAACTGGCCCTCCGAGTTGCAGCCGATGTAGCTGAGGGCGGCCTGGACAAAGCGCCCACGCAGGTAGCCTGGCAGGATGACCTGGagccctgggggggaggggggatttgaaaAGTGATGCAATTTCTACAGTAATGAAGGTATCCCACTTCTCCCAGCACAAATATCTACTGCTTaccccttgtgttatcttcgggtcattctgacccatcagtcattgtgacccaccgtcgtattgcgacaaatttaccgcatacaaaacaaagtgaagcattttcttttaaccgttgggctgtctcagacccccccacattgcaaaggttaaaagaaaaaaaaaaaaagtttttgtattgggtaaaattgggtaaacacaacgatggttcgttatgaacctttgggtcatgtgaaccgaaggcagcacaagggttaaaccacCCAGAAAAGTACAGAGCACAATGTCTGCCAATCAAACGAGAACTGTCTTCATTTCACATGCTGAGACAACCGGCTTCTCAATACCCTAGCTTTGTGGAATGGGCATCTGTTACAGTATGTTACAGACGCTGTCAGTGAATCTGTCATGTTCACAGATCTGTGTATCCAAAGAGATTTTGTAAGTAAGTACCTTATCTGCAATCCCCAATTCAGACATACCTTGTAGCTGAATCTTGTTTTCCGGACTGTGAACCAGCACCGAGCTGACAGAGTCAAGGTTGTCATAGTTACTGCATCCAAGGGGGCCCGTTCGGGTTTCAGACACCTGTGAGGAAGGTTCAATATTCAAAGAATagttgtatatttaattatattcgaatcccacttagtactgctagtttatgtacccttattATAGATAGTCcgcatatttaaattttaggtatatgtttattgtatgcaccttcctgccaaagtaaattccttgtctgtgcaaactttcatggcgaataaatcccattctgattctgattctgaatccaGACACATCTCTGCCTAGCCTGTGCAaggtcgtgtgtgtgagtgtacctagCTTATGAGTTCATAAAGGAACATCGATCAATGCAAAATGATACACATCTTTAATCTCTACCCATATTCACTCCATCCATCTTATACAGAGCTCTAAAACAACAGTCAGAACCAGGCCATTTATCACAGTAAATGAAACCTCATCAAAGAGGGCTGCTTGCTTCAACTACTTTTAAAAGATACGTTAAGACTGGGAGTTTCTGTCAAGTGGTGGAAAGTTCTGGAACAACCATATGTGTTTCATGAATAACAGTAACAGGTGGCTCTTCGCCGCCCTCCCACTGTAACCTCTTCATAACTCTGTGTTCAGGAGCGTGACATACTGCTCACACCGCAAAATGGCTGACTAATGGCAGCAAGCCTCTGTGGAAATGAAGGCAATGATATCCGCTATCCATCACGCTAATACTGTGGGTTCTAGCTAACACACTCTCAGTTAGGCAGCTGCTTTTCTTAATCAATAGCTACTTAGCACCCAGGTATGCTCCTCACCTTGATGAATGAGCATGCTATATTATGCCTGTTATATGACTGAATTCAGGATCAATCCACTGTAGTAGGGAAACACTATTAGAATTTGTCTCCCGTCTTTCCTTGTCAGCATATTTGAGCCAGATAGCACGGTGCTGGTGGTCTGAATACTGTATAATGTGCTGACATACTCCTGTCCATTTGACTTTATTGCCCTTGGAGTAGTTAGTCAAATTGCGGCATTACTCTTTGACATGAATTCATTAGCCTGATGCAATCCCAGAGAAGTATTCATTGCCAGTCACCAGTGCTCTGAAGGCAACGTTGATATGCTTCGCCACCTCTTTTTTCTATGCCGCCTGGAAGCTGACAGAATACTGGCCCCTTGTCAGTCATTTTTCCTCATTTGAAAGGATAAGCTCCACATATCATAGTTCAAAACCAATTTGGCCCCAATTAAACCAGGTGGAAAAAACCCATCAACCCAAACGGATCTTTCCAACATGCACTAAAGACAGAATATATACCCCTGGGGCCTCAGATATTAATCCCAGATTACTCCAGGACAGCAGAATTACCCCCAGGTCAACAGGGTTACTATTGATCAGCAGGGTTGAACTGGGATAGTAAAATAACCTTGGGTCAATTTAACTACACGGAGACAGTATAATTACCTGTGGCTCAGCAGAATTACCTCAGGCAGCAGAGTATCCAGGGGCCGATTACTTACCCCATGGTCAACAAAGTTATCCTGGGTCAACAAAGTTACCCTGGGGCAGTATGTAGTAATTACCCCACGGTCAACGGTTACCCCAGGCTGCAGAGTATCTTGGGGGCTGTATAATTCCCCCAGGGGACAGTAGAAGTAGAATGAGAGTGTTAGTCTCCTACCCGTATAGCAGTGGAGGCGATCTGGAGGTGGTGCAGCCTGCGGAGGGTGCTCTCCCGTTCGGTGAAGTAAGACGCAGCCAGCTGGTGGAGCGCCTCCAAGGTCACTGCACCCGTGCTGTTGCCTCTGCTGCTCCCGGGTCGGACCCTGggtccagcctcaaccccagagACGACTTCCTGGCCTCGACTCAACTTCCTCTTGTCCACAAATATGGTCAAGGACTCCTCCCCTGATGGCAAGCATATAAAATAGAGCTTTGTTCGCTAAATGATCAAGTATTTATTGTTATCCAACTTTAGTCCTGTTGGGGAGAGATTAGTATGTTTCAGGGTATGTACACTCTTCTCTCTTGCTGAATGTAAAACATTCTGTAACAGAGCTCTAAAAGATAAATAAATTATGTATTGAACTACCATCCAAGGAATCTAAAGCCTTCTGATTATCAGTAAAGAACTAGAAAGAATGGAAAGAAGTCTGTGTAAGTAGCAGGAGACTGCAGCATGCTTtcgagagcagggggagagttTAGTGTTGACATGCTGAAGTGTCCCAGAGGACAAGACGATATTTGAGTCTGGTGGTACTGGGATGTGGGTCAAACGGAGGAACAAGCTTATTCTCTACTGCCCGCAGGGGAAGGCTGTAGCAACTGTACTGCATCTCCCACAACTAACCAATCTTTTTAAACCTCCGTGGAACAAAGCTGGATGGTAAGCCTCTCTTTCCGGTACTGTACCTCCCAGAGTGGCTGAAAGGAGGAGATGCGTCCCGTACTTCTTGATGATGCTGTCCGTGATCCTCCGGAGGGTGGGCCTCCTCCCCAGCTGACGAATGGTGTGCATGAACTCGGGGTCGAGGGGTGGAGCCAACATGCTCCAGTCACGCTTCTCCACCGCCAGACTGTTGACCTTCCATCGGCCAAACTCCCTGAGAATGTCACAACCTGCCTGTCAGAGACTGAGAGTTCT encodes the following:
- the LOC136958944 gene encoding BMP/retinoic acid-inducible neural-specific protein 3-like, translated to MLKWSCEHKALEESRYPSLLQRILTELHSILKVTMPGVPSQGPNDGSSGPLGWLLSDKGPFHHSLEFTETVERHRQGFTTRYKIYREFGRWKVNSLAVEKRDWSMLAPPLDPEFMHTIRQLGRRPTLRRITDSIIKKYGTHLLLSATLGGEESLTIFVDKRKLSRGQEVVSGVEAGPRVRPGSSRGNSTGAVTLEALHQLAASYFTERESTLRRLHHLQIASTAIRVSETRTGPLGCSNYDNLDSVSSVLVHSPENKIQLQGLQVILPGYLRGRFVQAALSYIGCNSEGQFVCRASDCWCQCSPGFPQCNCPRTDLQALQINMQRMQEAWTLANLEFEESVEFQSFVGRLPTHYAVNTSVVEHLWRMDAGLLQRYRHLETSSSQILGKARRAANKLFSLSKRCRTQPRIGLQRERPLRYWLSYILSILYCSENNHIGVYSEDTRSCSCPYHHPPCQGPIPCTVGEGPRCASCSTENRTRCSGCNPGFALGQGACRPAVPDPTDPYLGLESDRDLQDLELRYLLQHRDPRIALHAVFVSNDVRLNAWFDPSWRKRMLLTLKSNRVRSNRVHMLLGVSLQVCLTKNSTLEPALSVFVNPFGGSHSESWTMPIGQHGYPDWERTKLEIPLDCTNWTLTLGNRWKSFFETVHFYLRGSRVRDSGGALGGEHRNTTVLVENPEVTEPSQDMGYMKINSMQLFGYSMHFDPDAIQDLILQLDYPYTQGSQDSALLQLVEIRYRVNRLSPPGAQPLDLFSCLLRHRLKLSSSEVTRILSALQAFIASQPNSVEYEATKLCS